AGACCCAATCTGAAAAGAAGAAATCAGAAAAACATGAATCGAGTAGAGAAGATCATAAGGTGAAAGTTGAATCTGATTTGGAATCAAAAAAAGATGAGAAAAAGATTAATGGGTCTGCTTCTCTATCTGTGAATGAGCACGAGTCTCGGGAAAAGGGTAAGAAAGAATCATCTAATAAGAAAGGTAGTGCTAGAAAGTTGCCCCATGGGATGGCAAAAAATGGTAATTCGCAAGAGGAATCTGAGAGCGAAGAATCAGAAAAGGGAGAGGAGGAGGGAGAAGTAGTGGATGGTAGGGAAGAGGCAGCTGATGGTCAAAGTGAAGGAAATGgcgatgatgaaggagaaggtgGTTTGATTGAAACAATAGATGAAGAAACTACAGAGAAGGTGGAAGAACAAAGTAGTGGCTCAAAAAATGCTGGAAAGAAGGGAAAGATAAGGGGTCCTTTGTTTGATCCAAAAGCACATTATAGTTGGAGATTATGCAGCACAAGAAGCAAGCACAATTACATTCCTTGTATTGACATTGAGAGTGGTATTGGAAGGCTGCAAAGCTATAGGCATACTGAGAGGAGTTGCCCGAGAACACCTCCAATGTGCCTTGTTCCACTCCCTCATGAGAGTTATGGCTTCCCTGTACGCTGGCCCGAGAGCAAGTTGAAGGTCTGTTTCTCTCTTGAATTTTTTAGTGGAAGACTAATGTCTGCTGATGTTCTCATGTGGCTAGGTTCTGTTATTTGTTTGCAGATATCGTACAAAAATGTAGCACACCCAAAACTTGACGCATTTACTAAGAAAAATAATTGGCTGGTGCAATCAGGCGAATACATTACCTTTCCCCAAAACCAATCTGAATTCAAGGGTGGAGTTCAGCACTACCTTGAGTCCATTGAAGAGgtgagtttttttatttttctcgtCTCAAGGACTAAATGGCATCTTTCTTTACGTCGCAGCTATATGTGCATTTACTGTTATCAAACAGTGTATATTTAGGATAACACCATTTAATGTCACACCCACCTATCCTAGGAATAGACATGACATTGCAACCAAAAAATCTATACTACAAAACTTTACatctattcaattaaaattttatacaacTTACTAAATTCATAGAATTTGATCCATTTTCAATCATACACGACCTTTCAATCTGAACCTATTAGATCATCTATCAAAGAATATAAATTGCAGTAGAAATGATTATGAAGACAATTTTCTACTTTGGTTGAGCGTTGGTAGTGAAATCTTCTAACATATTTCATTTGTGCAACAAAACTCCACCAGCTTGATGCCTCTTCCCTTTACGTCTGATCTAACGCATTATGAAGAGTAAGATGCAATAGCCAAGCAACCGCAAATTTCTCTTCTTATAGCCATCATGCAGAATATTGCCATCATATCCATAGTATAGTACAAAACTTTAATAACTTTGTAACAATGAAATCAATGTCATTATAAATCCAAAGTGAACAACAGCTAACACCTGTTATTGATGTCATTTAATAGATGGTACCAGACATTGAATGGGGAAAGAATATTCGTGTAGTATTGGAGATTGGTTGTGCGGATTCAAGTTTTGTGGCGTCACTCCTTGACAAAGACGTATTAACATTGTCACTTGGCTTGAAGGATGACCTAGTTGATCTAGCCCAGGTTGCTCTAGAGCGGGGTTTTCCTGCAATAGTTAGCCCCTTTGCAACTAGAAGGCTTCCTTTTCCTAGTGGTGTTTTTGATGCAATTCATTGTGGAGAGTGCAACATTCCTTGGCATTCCCATGGTTTGTTTTaaaaatcttttcttttttcccattttcatttcttttctggctactttctcttaaaaaaaattctcttaGGAGTCGCACTATGCTGGAATCGTATTGCaatttcttttaattacatTTTCAGGAGGCAAGCTTCTTCTGGAGATGAATCGGATTTTAAGGCCTGGTGGGTACTTCATTTTGTCAACTAAACATGATAATATTGAAGAGGAAGAAGGTTTGTTCCTGTATCCTTCTGAAGTCcttattcttctcttttttctgTTGAGCAAATAGCTCTCTGGATGGTTTGACAAACATTGCTTGTATTCCTTTCTAGCTCCTTAGATTAACATCTCTTTTGATGGGAGGGATGGATAGCTTAACTTGTCCGTTTGTCAGTGCATTGTAGGCAGATGATGCTACTCAGGCCTTCCAGTGAACCATCAGTCTGTTTTCATTATCTAGAACTTACAATATTCTGTTGTATCTAAGACATGCCAGATCTAACGATCAATTCAAAACACTGCTTaggttttattttgtttatttatgcATTTTAATTCTCTTTGTTCTTGAATTTGCCTTGCAAGCtatatcaaaattttctttGTTACACACATAGTTCACTACTTAAAGCAAATTTTGTTTTTGTGGGTTTCAACTTCCTAGTCCAGATGCAGCACACTAAAGAAGAAGTGACCAATTATCTATATCTGCACTTTAGTTGCCTCACAAGACTGTCTCTCGCTCTCCTTGGCTTTTTTTCTCAGGCTGCATTATTTACTGAAGCAAGCCTTCCCTTCATATTTTTATCCTGACACTTTTTTGCTTGACAGTCATGACCACCTTCACAGCATCTATCTGTTGGAATATTTTAGCTCATAAAACTGATGAAGTGAGTGAAGTGGGTGTTAAAATATATCAGAAGCCTGAGTCAAATGATATATATGAGTTGAGAAGGAAGAAAAATCCACCTCTGTGCAAGGAAAATGAAAATCCTGATGCAGCATGGTAAGCCAAGGCAATATTGTTTTGGAAATATATATTCTTGTTGGGCATAAACTATCAATATTTGTGCTGATTTTTGCACATGAAACTTTGCTTCAAACATCAAATTTAATATCAGTTGATTTGGAAATAATAGATTCACCTTAAGATTAATACATGTTAGTATAATTAGTGATGCTGGAATGCCACTTCCTTTCTCCTTTGGCCTTGTCTATTTGACTTGTCTCAAGTGGTCAAAAACAGTTCTCACCCTCCTCTGATTTCTGCTTGGAAATGAAGTTTTGCTTTGTCTGACCCATACTCAACTTAGCAACACCTTCTATCGATTGGTCTGttaatgagttttatctttGAAAATCGTTAAAATACAATCAGTCATGGAGAAGTAACAGAAACTGGGACTTTATAACCTCTATCTAAGCTCCCATTTTAGCCAACATAGAGAATTAGCTGTTTCTCTGTTAGCAATCCAAAACCTTTGAGGGTCTACTATAGCCAAAGGAAGAGACACAGGAGATCAGTTCAGGAAAAAGGGATAACCTGGACAGCTGGGAATAGAGACAAAAGGGGATAATATAATTAGCGGGAATCTCGGATGACAATCACTAGGAAATGATTGCTGCTCGGGATCAAGGTATAGATAAATAAAGGGGTAGTCACAGCAGAGGGTATTATCTGTCTTCTTATTCTCTTTCCTAAAAAGCATTATTGCTTTGGCTAGCTTGAGCTAGACGGGAGATTACTCCTAGAATTCTTATTGTATCCTCTGAGGAAGTTCTTTTTAAGTAATATTAACACTTTTCCTTGTCATATACCTTATTAATTGCTTCTCACTCAATCATTCTCATTATGGGAAAGAATTCCTGAGAGCTAAGATGTGAATTTTATGATTCCTTATTCAGGCCAATTATCTAGGTTATCTAGTACATTTGGCTTCCTTTAGCTTATTTTGGTTTCCTGGCTTCAAATCAAATTTATATGGCCTTGTATGGTTAATAGCAATTTTTACTCTCAAGTCTCATCAGTTGCTAGCTGTGGTGgataagtgaaaaaaaaaattctttcatCAGGTACGTTCCTATGAAGAGTTGCTTGCATGCTATCCCATCTTCAATTGAACAGCATGGTACAGATTGGCCTGAAGAATGGCCTAAGAGGCTAGAAACTTATCCAGACTGGATAAACGATAAAGAAAAATTGATTGCGGACACCAATCATTGGAAAGCTATAGTTGAAAAGTCTTATCTGACTGGAATTGGTATTGACTGGTCCAATATCCGGAATGTAATGGACATGAAAGCCATCAATGGAGGGTACGACCTTCATATGATCTCTATCATCCGCTTTTACTTGCATATACAATATTTGTTAGAACATAATGGCATTCATATATGAAATACAGATTTGCTGCAGCTCTCTCAGGACAGAAGGTTTGGGTAATGAATGTAGTCCCTGTCCATGCACCAGACACACTTCCTATCGTATATGAGCGGGGGCTTGTTGGTGTCTACCATGATTGGTGTGAGTCCTTTGGCACATACCCAAGGACATATGATCTTTTGCATGCCGATCACCTGTTTTCACGGCTTAAGAACAGGTTAAAGTTAACTTCCATTGCTTCTTTGGTTATATTTACCTCTGATTCCATTCATTAGTAATTTATTGCAACGAACctatttacacatttttatgtgatgtgctcAAGCTCATGACTATCCAATAGATATCTCATTGCTTAGATCTTTGTCAGCCCAAAATATGCTAATGTGATCTATGGAGTGTTTCTAATTCTTGGAGACAGAACTCATAAGGTTGCTGATGTAAGAATTTTATATATGATTCAAAAAATCAATACACGGGGATCACTAAATTTTCCTATCTCCAAGGAAAAAAGCTATGGTCTCCTATAAGTAAAATTCCCAATTCTCCTTTTGGGGCTTCGGCGCGTATATAAAGTTCTTGTTTTGATAATCTCAAAGTAGGAAAAGTTTTTAACTAATAAATCTGTATTCAAATTCGTTCCATCCCAAATCCCGATCTCTATCAAAATGTCAGGTTTCTAAATTCTCATTCCTTCCAAAAATAGTGTTTTACATTAGAGATTTGATTTCTTTCATGTTTCAGCAGTAATGTATTCTTCCATGTCCATACATGTACGGAAGAAACAAGTATTTCCATGACTCTACCACCCAATCAATTTTGTTCCGTTAATCCCTTCTTCATGGCCAAATGTCTTTCACGCTAAAGAATGAAAAACCTTTCTCCTATTACATGAATCCAATAATGAGAGCATCATGAATCAATAAATGGTTCCTTTCTACCAACATTAGTCGTGATCCCCTGAACAgcttttatttgttaaatgaaACATTGATATCTCTAGAAAGACCATCCCAGAATGATGAGATGTTTCCATTTTTAATTGTAATAAGGAGAAATTCACAACTTGAATGTAACTTGTGCAGGTGTAAGCAACCAGTATCAATAGTGGTGGAGATGGATAGAATATTAAGGCCTGGTGGGTGGGCAATTATACGCGAGAAAGTGGAGATACTTGATCCACTGGAGGCAATACTGAAGAGCTTGAATTGGGAGATTCGCATGACTTATTCTCAAGACAAAGAGGGTATATTATGTGCCCAGAAAACCATGTGGCGGCCTTAGAAATACAAGAATCTCTGTAAAATGATGAACCACAACTGCAAAATCAAAGGCAAGTTTTTTTCTGGTGCCTTAACAGCCAAGCAAAATATACAGATTCATCCTTTTTAGTGAAGCTTCTGATTTAACACACCAAGCAGTTGCAtgtaacgtggagttttggagtcgtTTTCTGTATATCTTTGGACTTTGAAATGGAGGTGAAGCTGAATTCGTGTTATGAATTGCCAACAATGTAATATCAAAATTCTTTTATCTCAATGGATTCACTCACTTCTCCATTAACAGTACATACCGTATCGTTTGGCATGAAATgaattcataaaatattattctattttatttcaatttttatttttttttaatttttaaatactccctatttttattttaaatatttataagctAACTAATTACATggcactatttttttaattaatttattaagaatATAAACCCTCCTTATCTCGTTCATTTTGAGGGGTTAAATCTTTAATTGTttctagaaaataatttattttaaaaaagtgtttaagaaaagtaatttattttctatttttttagttgtgatttaaaaaagtaaaaattttaaaaatttatatataatagtgtAAATAAGATGTTTAAAGttaaatgatttaattatttttttaaattagaaaaatattttttaaaatatcaatattatCTTGGAAAGTATTCTTAGACACTAAGTTATaacaatttcattatttttatttttaaattatttttttttatggaatGAAATTGTC
The sequence above is a segment of the Manihot esculenta cultivar AM560-2 chromosome 5, M.esculenta_v8, whole genome shotgun sequence genome. Coding sequences within it:
- the LOC110615256 gene encoding probable methyltransferase PMT28, coding for MAIARLARHAKRPYGLCAKMTAVAIMGLCFIFVWSLFSSSSSSSVTIQRESFDDIAEPEPANNRVSNSKTQSEKKKSEKHESSREDHKVKVESDLESKKDEKKINGSASLSVNEHESREKGKKESSNKKGSARKLPHGMAKNGNSQEESESEESEKGEEEGEVVDGREEAADGQSEGNGDDEGEGGLIETIDEETTEKVEEQSSGSKNAGKKGKIRGPLFDPKAHYSWRLCSTRSKHNYIPCIDIESGIGRLQSYRHTERSCPRTPPMCLVPLPHESYGFPVRWPESKLKISYKNVAHPKLDAFTKKNNWLVQSGEYITFPQNQSEFKGGVQHYLESIEEMVPDIEWGKNIRVVLEIGCADSSFVASLLDKDVLTLSLGLKDDLVDLAQVALERGFPAIVSPFATRRLPFPSGVFDAIHCGECNIPWHSHGGKLLLEMNRILRPGGYFILSTKHDNIEEEEVMTTFTASICWNILAHKTDEVSEVGVKIYQKPESNDIYELRRKKNPPLCKENENPDAAWYVPMKSCLHAIPSSIEQHGTDWPEEWPKRLETYPDWINDKEKLIADTNHWKAIVEKSYLTGIGIDWSNIRNVMDMKAINGGFAAALSGQKVWVMNVVPVHAPDTLPIVYERGLVGVYHDWCESFGTYPRTYDLLHADHLFSRLKNRCKQPVSIVVEMDRILRPGGWAIIREKVEILDPLEAILKSLNWEIRMTYSQDKEGILCAQKTMWRP